A genome region from Musa acuminata AAA Group cultivar baxijiao chromosome BXJ3-5, Cavendish_Baxijiao_AAA, whole genome shotgun sequence includes the following:
- the LOC135638576 gene encoding cytochrome P450 81Q32-like: protein MEFFLCVALSLALLLFLKAILFSNNSTISSHEKRNLPPSPPTIPIIGHLYMFKKPLHRALARVTERYGPVLLLRFGSRPVLVVSSASAAEECFTTNDIAFANRPRLPSIRYISYNYSTPGTAPYGAYWRNLRRIATVEVLGVRRLQSSSDVRATEVRAMASHLFRYAKAGPAKVELKSRLFALVINVFMITIAGKRYYGEEGRISEESKKFMEVAEETVALAGASNIRDFFPFLRWLDYGREVRKRLTRLDRMRDELMQGLIDDHRRESKEVKQGDGGEEQDEAKKKTTIASLLSMQKDDPEHHSDHIIKSLITGLLVAGTDTSVATMEWAMSLLLTNPETLRKAQAEIDACVGNNRMLEESDLPNLPYLRGVINETLRLYPAAPLLVPHESTEECTVDGVVVPPRTMLLVNAYAIHRDPKVWEEPNKFMPERFEGSGKESWMIPFGMGRRRCPGEGLALRMMGPTLGTLIHCFEWETVGHEELDMAEASGVTMPRAVPLVAICRPRQAMIHVLSEL, encoded by the exons ATGGAGTTCTTCCTCTGCGTCGCCCTCTCCCttgctctcctcctcttcctcaaggCCATCCTCTTCTCTAACAACAGCACCATCAGCAGCCACGAGAAGAGGAACCTCCCACCGAGCCCTCCAACGATCCCCATTATAGGTCACCTGTACATGTTCAAGAAGCCCCTGCACCGCGCTCTCGCCCGCGTCACAGAGCGCTACGGCcccgtcctcctcctccgcttcgGCTCTCGCCCTGTTCTCGTCgtctcctccgcctccgccgccgagGAGTGCTTCACCACCAACGACATCGCCTTCGCCAACCGCCCCCGCCTCCCCTCCATCAGATACATCAGCTACAACTACTCCACTCCCGGCACGGCCCCGTACGGGGCCTACTGGCGCAACCTCCGCCGCATCGCCACCGTCGAGGTCCTCGGGGTCCGACGCCTGCAGTCCTCGTCCGACGTCCGCGCCACGGAGGTGCGTGCGATGGCGAGCCACCTCTTCCGGTATGCGAAGGCCGGGCCTGCGAAGGTGGAGCTGAAGTCGAGGTTGTTCGCGCTGGTGATCAACGTCTTTATGATCACCATCGCAGGGAAAAGGTACTACGGGGAAGAGGGAAGGATCTCCGAGGAGTCGAAGAAGTTTATGGAGGTGGCCGAGGAAACGGTAGCATTGGCCGGCGCTTCCAACATCCGAGACTTCTTTCCGTTTCTGAGGTGGTTGGACTACGGACGAGAAGTCAGGAAGAGGCTGACGAGACTGGATAGGATGAGGGATGAGTTGATGCAGGGCCTCATCGACGATCACAGGAGGGAGAGCAAGGAGGTTAAACAAGGAGACGGCGGTGAGGAGCAAGATGAGGCAAAGAAGAAGACCACGATCGCTAGTCTGCTCTCCATGCAGAAGGATGACCCCGAGCATCACTCGGACCACATCATCAAGTCTCTCATCACC GGTTTGCTGGTAGCAGGAACAGACACGTCGGTGGCCACGATGGAATGGGCGATGTCGCTGCTGCTCACCAACCCGGAGACGCTACGGAAGGCCCAAGCCGAGATCGACGCGTGCGTCGGAAACAACCGCATGCTGGAGGAATCCGACCTCCCGAACCTCCCCTACCTCCGCGGCGTCATCAACGAGACGCTCCGTCTGTACCCCGCAGCGCCGCTGCTGGTGCCCCATGAGTCCACCGAGGAGTGCACCGTCGACGGCGTCGTCGTCCCCCCTCGCACCATGCTCCTGGTCAACGCATACGCCATTCACAGGGACCCCAAGGTCTGGGAAGAGCCCAACAAGTTCATGCCGGAGAGGTTCGAGGGCAGCGGCAAGGAAAGCTGGATGATCCCGTTCGGCATGGGGAGGAGGAGGTGCCCGGGAGAAGGGCTTGCGCTGAGGATGATGGGGCCAACGCTGGGGACATTGATCCACTGCTTCGAGTGGGAGACTGTCGGCCATGAAGAACTCGACATGGCCGAAGCTTCAGGCGTGACCATGCCCAGGGCAGTTCCCTTGGTCGCTATCTGTCGTCCCCGTCAAGCCATGATCCATGTTCTCTCTGAACTCTAA